From Lathamus discolor isolate bLatDis1 chromosome 24, bLatDis1.hap1, whole genome shotgun sequence:
AGCTACTTACAGCAGTTTATAatattcttgttctttttttcatcttttgaaagcaaataatGTTGTCTTCATTTTGCATGGCCTTAAAGACCTTTGCAATGTGCAACAActcaatttcttttcaaagacaaTCTCtagattaaaaagtaattatatGCAATGCATGAGCAGTCTTTAGGGGAGGGATCAGTATTTGAATCTCACCTGTTGTCTCCTAATGCTTAAGTCACTTAGCTAGAGACATGCAAATGATCTCTGAACTGTGAGTATCTTCAAGAAGATCTCCTGGGAAATAAATGCTTACTATACACTTCTGAAGAACAAAAGTCTTCAAAGTTCGCAGCATGTTTTCCTCAATGGCTCAGATGTGCAAATGATGCATTATCAGAAAATGTGAAAGTATTGGACACTATTTGAACATGATCAGCATTTACAGTTGGTTACCAAGATAACTAACGAACTTCTCAAACTTCGTCACATTGGTGCCACAAACTGATGTACTTCCATTTTTTACGTAAAATATAAGTAAGTCTTTCCATGAAATCATGTTAAAAACCTCTTTCCAATCATCAGCTACTGGATGCCCTTAGGTATGTGATGATCTCCATTAGTGACACTATTGGTTGAAGTTCTATCACCTGAGATTTACCAGTCTTTCCCTAATGCTCTTACCAATGCACATACAGAGACACACTACTATGGtaccaaaacataaaaaaacatcTTCTTTTATAGGAATAACTACCTATTGACCATAAGAGAAGCATGTGGGTTTGAAAACAAGCTCATCAAAAGGTATGATGATGATAAAATGAATCACAAGTCCTCTTGTGAAGGTGATCATATGTCAAGTTAGCCTGGCTGGCTCAGTCTCCTTATCCCAGGAGCAAAAAGCTTTGGGATGTTGCATATTGGGATATTACAAAGAGTAGTGATCCTAACTCTCATAGCCACTTATCAGGGATAAAGTTGTACACTCAGAACTGAAATGACAAGCTCCTGCTGTGACAGCGGTGGTACTTTCATGGGCCAGTGTAGCCAAACTGCTGAAGTGCAGACAAAATTCTCAACCAAATTAAATTTTGACTTCTTCATATTTTGGGAAGGTGGAGTCAGTATGATGGAGCCAGGCATATTTAATGGATGTAAatcaaaaaagatgaaagagacACTGTGGATTGTGGTTTTCATCCAACATCAGGATAAGCCCAGACAATAAAcataaacagcaaacaaaaccatttcATTAGTGGGAATGCAGCCacatgcaagaaaagaaaaccaaaacaaacaaacaaaaaagacaaaccaacccacaaacaaaGAAACCTAATAAATGCAGAACCTAGTTAGTAAATGTGTAAATGTGCAAGAAAGTCTCAGATCCTCCAGACAGCCCAAGAAAGCTGTAAAAGCCCTTGGTCTTCAGAGCCTTCCTGCCTCACACCTTATCCCTGTATACACATCAGACAATACAATACTGGTTTGAGTTTTACAGAATTTGATACTGAGATACATTTTCAATGTCAACAgtagtaaatatttattatcCTGCAAAAACATCTCatgttattctttttcttatggGGCAAACTTGTTCCAGCTCTTCACTGATAGGTATTAACAGATGTGAGTTTATAAAGTGAGATAGAGAAGATGCAGACTGTGCTTTTGTTCAGACTATGTGTACTCTACCATGTACTGGGGTTTATGCTGCTGTTTCATTGTTTAATACTATGTTTTATTGACAGATGCTGCCTGATTTTGTAGACCCCAGTCTAACATGGTATGACATTTCCAAAGCAAACATGATAATAACTTGAGAGGTAGCACCTGAGCTTGTCATGCCTAGAAAGTTCTCTGTAACATTATAATCTAGCTCATATACTGTAGCAGTGTCTAAACTAGTTTCTGATCAACTACAAAATCATACAGAGAAACCTTTTACTTTGGTTCTGTGCTACGCTTGTAGCTACAATAAGTTTTAACCCAAATTAGGCAGTTCTTTCTGCTACAGTTTCTGATCACTTAAGGAACAGATCCTAACTTTGGAAAAAGTGTCCATGCACAGGGCTTAAATTTGCAAAGAGCTTTGAAAGATTTGATTTGAAGAAAGCTTAAGGGGGAGCTGCAGAAGGGGATTGCAACAGtaggaaaatgtaatttatcaTGAGAAATGCCATTCTCTGTCCACCTGGATATGTTAAAAATACCTGCACTGTTACCTCAGCCATTATTCTTTCCAGCCATATTGATACTGTGGAATTATAACTTCTCTGCTGTGTTAGATACATAGGTTTAAGCCATAAGAGAAAGCAACTTTTCAACAGCTGCAAATGAGTGATGACTTCTTTGGAATACATCTTCTTTGAGCAATAGCTTCAGCTgagatataaaaaatatatatttaattcagATAAAACTTCTGCTATATTATAATATCAAATTGCTAAATTTCCATTCTCTTCTGTTGTTTATTAAGAAAATCTAGTCcttaaaattattaattcttCAATGGGACTGATGAAACTCCTTTAATTTAGTTCCAGTAATGACTGTAGTCAGTATAACTTCATCAACATCTTTCCCTGTCTTTAATTACAGTTCAACATCAGTCAGTACAGACACAAAGACTCCAAGAAAGAAGTTTTAGAGATATCAGGCTGTGAGTTGTATGGGCTGACAGGACATTGAATCATCCAGAGCCTTCAGGCAGAGCTTTTCAAAACTTCTTCATGTAAAGACCAAAGCTCCCCATCTCTAAACACCACTTTTATTACAACACAGCCAGCCAAAGCAATGCCTGATAAAGTACAGATCTACCAGACACAACAAATAGGAGTCAGTTTATAAAGACACACTAAGAAAGGCTTAGAACTTCAAATCTTTTCATCTTCTCCCAGACATGCTTCCAGGCCAGCAAATTTCAAAGACCAAttccacacagctttctcttccttccctctgagACTTACCAGGGCCTGATCTCAGATGCCAAGAGGTTCTGCACCCACCAGAAAGCTCTAAGCTCCATTCAGAGGAGTGTTTCAACTTACTGCATCTCCCCCACCACCTCTACCCTGAGCTATCTCAGCTGTGCTGAGGAAAAGCATAATTTCTCCCTCCTTTTAAAGGAGTCTTCCAAAGTACCGCAGATAAGATAAAGAAAACCACAATCATCTTCTATGTTGCTCAGGTAATAGTACATATATCCTATTTGTACAACAAGCTGAGGAGTGGATGTAGTGCATCAGAAAAAGGTTTATCTCTATAATTTTGAGTGTTCCTTGTAAATTTTCCTGCTGTATCTGTCTATCCTCTTTTTTACAAGGATACTCTCATCTATTACATCTATGGAAGGATAGCAGAAACAGTAATCccctcagtgagctttgcactGAATTTTCCCCTTCTCAAATCAGCTTATTGCTCCATTCTCATCCCCATTCAAAGACATTAATCTCAAACCAAACATATTCTCATAAAGCAGGAATATTGAAACAGTTAAAGAGCCTTTTTCCATCATCATGGTACTGTAGGGAGAAGGTCTTTAAAGTGTAACAGAAGAAGCTTCCTTAGTTTAAAATTCCTGCTTATGCAACAACAGGAGGCACACCTATTACAGGTGACCATCCTCACTTTCCAGGCTTTGATAAATGATCTCAGGCTTGATTTAGCACACACAGACAACAGAAAATCTTCTTCCACAGCTGCAGTCTGACTCGTTCTCCTTTGGCAATGGCTATGAAGTTATGTACACAGTGTTTTCTGGAACTGGTGACTTGTAAAGGGACTTGGTTCAGTACAGATAAGCTGGAAAAggggctggggaaaaaaagaactacAGGCCAACTCAGGTTATGATGCAGCACAAATTTAATGAGGCTGAGGAATGGAAGGAAGCAATGTAAAGTATAAGGAATACATTTCCATGGTCCATTAAGGACAGTACCCACTCATCCCTCTCACAATGACACACTCAGCAAAATGAGATCTTCCTTCTTTGTTTAAGTGAACTGTAGTAGTTCAGCCATGCAAAACAATTTCtaataattacatatttttctagtcattttcaattacaaaaaaaaaaaaaaaaacaaaccaaaaagcatgAGAGAGCAAGACTTTTTATCGGAAATGTAAAGTAAAGCATAACAAAAGTAAGACAAGCATAGGCCTGATTTTAGGAGATGCCAAGCTCCCACAGCTCCATAAACTTCAGGTTGTGGGCATCTAACACCGCATCTGAAAACCATGGCCATGAGCTCAGTCCTGTGTCGAGTCCTGCTTCAGCGTTCCTGGTCATTTCTTCTTGCTTGCTCCTCACGCTTTAGCATGGCCCATAGAAGCCACTGCGGTAGGTGTTGTAGCGACGGTAGGGCCGGCTGTACCCACTGCCCAGGCCTGGATAGCCAAAGCTCCCTAATCCCAAGGAGCTCCCAGAGGAGATGGGCACCCCTCCAGCATTGAGAGCACTCCCgacagcagcagatgctgaggATCCCACTGTGGTGttctgggggaaggagctgaggatgggtccgggcagggtcaccaccacgGGAGAGGGCTGGATCACCACTGTTGagtcctggcactgcctgaCACAGGGCTCAT
This genomic window contains:
- the LOC136004092 gene encoding feather keratin 4-like; protein product: MSCYDLCPPTSCGPTPLANSCNEPCVRQCQDSTVVIQPSPVVVTLPGPILSSFPQNTTVGSSASAAVGSALNAGGVPISSGSSLGLGSFGYPGLGSGYSRPYRRYNTYRSGFYGPC